Part of the Citrus sinensis cultivar Valencia sweet orange chromosome 2, DVS_A1.0, whole genome shotgun sequence genome, GTCAAGCCGCTAACGAACATGTTGTTTCTGGCATTCCCGCGATGGTCGTTGAAACCGTTTTCCCGGGTCCCTCAGGAGAGCGAGCCACTATCTCCACCCGATTGgtcagtttttttaaaaaaaattattattttgaaggcattctgttttaatttaaaaataacacatTAGGGTATAATTGATGAGAGTAAATAAACTAATGTCGATGTTAAAGAGCTCATGCGATTAACAAGAATTTTGTGTTTAGATGTTAAGATTGAGAGTTCTAAATTGGAATGTTGTTTGTAGTTTTTGCCTGCTAGCAAAGTTAAAGAGAAAGCCTTTAAGCTCAGAAAATCTCTCAGTAAAGATGTTCTGAATGGCTCTTCATCTAGGAACATACTTGCCATGACATTCAGACAAGTAGTTATGCATCAACTTTGGAGCTTTGAACTGGTTTTGTTCAGACCTGGAACAGAGAGAAATATGGAGGATCTTGGAAACCAAAGAGAGGTTAGACGTCTGCATCACTATGCTGTCGTCATGTAATATGTCTATCCTGCAGGTGCCATTTGATACTGATAGCTTCAGTTCTCTTATTCATTTGGTATCCGCAGGTTCCAGCTTCTTTCGCCCTCACTTCTTCTGATGAACGTGTTATCTCTGTGCTTGCTGAGGTTGTTTGCCTGTCTGCACTTCAAAGTACCGAAAGTCATTTCCTGGATAATTCCTTGAGGAAGACTTCAAGTTATTTCTTCCGTTGGTTTCAGAAGCCCAAAAGGATTACATCAAAAGATTCTTCTGTTGTTGTATATAAACTGTTCGAAGATGAGATAGTTGAAAATGCCAAGACTTTGCTAGAAACTTTTAATTCGACGAAAGAAAGTATTAAACCTGTAAAAATGAGGTCAAAGCACCTTTGGTGGACACCATCAGCTCACTCTAAGCTGGAAAAGATTGGTGGCCGTGAGTTTAGTATTTGGACAAGTGAGAATGTTCCTGCTTACAGGCTCGAAATTGATGTTAGTCGATATAATGATGTAAAGCTTGAAGGTTGGAGAAAATCTGCTGAGAATAGGTGGGAAATTCTTCTGACCCACTCCCAAATGGTATCTCACTCTCCTTTTTGTCTTCTGGCATTTAGTGG contains:
- the LOC102627895 gene encoding uncharacterized protein LOC102627895 isoform X3 codes for the protein MAHIHVHTLFSPTFCIPRSPLTSSRNHFAALSCTSPKTTASLSSEQDVLQAVVESDGKTLPCVRTYENDLVRLSLFGAVGFDQALTAAAADGGQAANEHVVSGIPAMVVETVFPGPSGERATISTRLFLPASKVKEKAFKLRKSLSKDVLNGSSSRNILAMTFRQVVMHQLWSFELVLFRPGTERNMEDLGNQREVPASFALTSSDERVISVLAEVVCLSALQSTESHFLDNSLRKTSSYFFRWFQKPKRITSKDSSVVVYKLFEDEIVENAKTLLETFNSTKESIKPVKMRSKHLWWTPSAHSKLEKIGGREFSIWTSENVPAYRLEIDVSRYNDVKLEGWRKSAENRWEILLTHSQMVGLADILDMYYEDIFSLPNKQLSCGVVTNYTNLPSKKRDSSFLKILSVTLASGIFLVAISALGQRSSPHLHKGEKFSGELRSLASSEIWNALRQPVDAVKATLRFMLVAKSSYYFTRLFHALLYFLVSSFLKEKLNLNLIWIAGRNVCLNYQKD